The region CTTGGTCTGGTGTTTCGTGAAGTGCGTTTACTCGCACTTTGCGAGTTGGCGCAAGAGCTGCAAGTTGGAAAGTAGCAATCTTTTTTAGCTGGCATATAGTGCAAGTAAATTAAGGAAAACCACGAAACCCCCGCGATTATATGCTTAAAGCTGTATGATCATTATAATAAACATATACAGAAACCTCATCTCCTCCAAAAAGCTTGAGTTCTATTGCTTTTGCAAATTGCACATGAAATCGGCGGTTTCTTGTGAGTTTGCGCCCTACCCAACACTGGTTTGATTTATTATTGCATGGGAAATTAAAGGTCTATAGACCGTAGATATTACTTCTATCAAGGCATATTATCATAAAGTAAATCATGATATCTTCTGTCTAATCTTTACTATGTAATCACCCGACAAACTACTAACGTTATGACTTCACTCTCAACTAAAAAACTTGGCCTTCAATTGCATTATATATACTTCAGAAATAGAATGATTTGCATGCACGTTTATTGGTCCTTGTTTGGCATTATGCATCTATAGTGTAATATGTCCATTTGTGTACTTGCTTGATAATGCTTGTCTTATTTTGTTATGGCACTTGcaaattatataaaaattgtTGGTGACAAACTTTAGATTTGATGTTAAAGATAGTGGTGTTCCTTTTAAGCTATCCTGTAGCAGAGTTCAATAGTCAAACTTTATATATTAAGTTAATAAACACATTCCTGAGTGCCTTTCTGAATCATCTGATAGCATGTTTCACGCCTTATAATGTATGCAGCTTGAGTACCATAGATATgtgatttttattaaaaaaatcctGCACCGGGTATTTCTGCTGCACAAAGAATTGGTAATAGCAATTGAACTGAGCACTGTGTGATACATATGATTTCAGTTACACAGTTTTGATGTATACATTATAAATAGTGTGCTTCCTTGATATATGTGTTGTGTAAGAGAAATTCAATAATTGAGTACTTCATAAGATACATGTTTTGTGAATCGAGAAAAGTGAATTATAATGTTTAAATATAATATTTGAAATGGCATACAaaaaatataagttttaaaactttccAAGTATCCTTTCTATGAAAGGACTGAAACAATGTTATGCTAACTGTAAAACGGATTACAGATTCACTGTaaagaattaaaataatatatttcatatAGAAAATCATGTCCGTGTTTGTTGTTGGCCTATTAGTTCGTTTGAAGAATTACCTACATTTGCTAGCGAAGTCAGGTAGACAGTTAAGTAGACGGAATTAAAGGTACTGAGCACTATTTTATGTATCGGTGAATCAAATTTTATGATTTTGTAATATAATTCACAGGTAAATATATCTAGTACCAAGATTATTTTATTTGTTAGGACAAGTATCTGATGTAAATATATCTAGCTTTAGTTCTTCCGGTCAGGGAAAAGTTGGAATAGAAGCACTAGATTTTTCAAGTCCACTTCTTTGCAAGAATATATGGTATTATTAGTACTTTCCTAATTCTACCTTTTAGCAATCAGTAACTTTCAATCTGAGGCAAAAACTAATGATATTATGTGCACTGTGCATCATCAGATAACTCAAGGTTTAGTTCTTTCATTCAGGGAAAAGTTGGAATAGAAAACAGCACTAGATTTTTTATACTGAAGTCCGcttctttaaaaaaatatatggTATTATTAGTACTTGGTCATTTTACCTCGTTTCGAGTTGTATCCTAAAGATTTCTGGATGGTTCTAGGATTTGGTTGTCAATAGTTTTATTTTGGTAGGGATAGTTATCTGTAATCTACTTTGTTCCTGGAAATTTATTAGTGCTTTTTATGGCGTGGATTTATCTGCTTCCTCGTTGGTGTTTTATCTAAGATTTGTATATGGTCTCAGCTCCCCCTGCCCCTAATCTAAATCCCTAACTTATCTAAGTTTTACGGCCCAATTTGGGTATTAAGAAGACCAATGTGATTAGAAAATTTTATGACGAACTGTTGTCTATCTGGTCGTATGCCTTTGTGCTTTGCTGTACACATGGGATCTTGTTAGAACATTGTGCTCTTGCCTAACTTATTTACTATACAGTAGTATGTTAATTTGGTATGTCATACTGTAAGCTAATCTTTGTTTTTTTTGCTTTTGTAGGAATAGAGGCTCGTGGTTTTATATTTGGTCCTCCCATAGCTTTGGCAATAGGAGCAAAATTTGTTCCCTTGAGAAAACCAAGAAAGTTACCTGGTATAACTTTTCATCCTGCATACTGCACCAAATCCTTTTTAATAATGTTATGGTACTATGAAATTTGGTTTATGCCAACTTTATGTCTATAAACTTCTTCCTAGATCAACATGTACTCTTCCAAGTATGGTTTAAACATTCATTCTTAATGATTTGCTTGCTACATTTTTCATATTTTGTGATTCATAAGGCTCTTTTATGGTCATATTATTACCGCAGGGGAAGTTATATCAGAAGAATATACTCTGGAATATGGAAGAGATTGTCTTGAGATGCACATTGGTGCAGTTGAACCTAATGAACGAGCTCTGGTCGTAGATGATTTAATTGCTACCGGTGGCACCCTCTGTGCTGCTATGAATTTACTGGGTACTTCTTAAACTCCCATAAACAAGAATCAGTACAAACTAAAAAAATCACCGTGACAAATTTTATGATTTCCTCTGGTAATTGAGTCATGGCAATACCCTGATCCTTGTCCAATTCAAAGTTTTATTAAGATAAATGGCGTCTTCCTCGTACCACTAGACGAGGGTACATCGTGTCTGTGCAAGGTGTGCTATGTTTATTTTTGTGAGGAGCAATTGTAAATGTAAAAATGTTTGTCTGTTGATCTAAATCGTTTGTGCTTTTCAAgtctaatatatttttatttttactttcTTTTTAGGAAGCTGCTCTACATTGTTGTCATGTGAATCTGTTACATGTCTAGTAAACTAGCTTTCACTTACAGTTATATGTACTCTATTTATATTTGGTTTTCTATCATTATGCCATTTATTTAACTGACTTTTTTCATGAATTGTCTACATATAAAAGGTTTCTGCAACAATATGCCATCATGGTATATGGTGACACTGAATGTTTAATTATTTCTATACAAACAGTGAAAATGATCTCAGTGCATTTGTCAGTAGAACGTGTTCAGTTCTCTTAAGCTACATTAGGTCTCCATAGTCACTTACTCGAAAAATAAAATTTGCAAGTAGGGTTTGGGTTATTCTTATAATTGTATAAAATAATATTAGCTCATCATTGTTTTTCTGATTCATGACAAATTCGTTGTTTTTTAAATCATGGAAACTGCTGAATATGCATATTTTGTCAATAACCCATGCTGATGCCTTTCTAGCATACCATGTTCATACCCTGTTATCTAAATCCTTTTTTAAGTACGAAAGGAATAATTCAGATCCTTGTGAATTATTTATGATCTGCTAACATATTATACAATTAGAAGTGTCGATTTCATGAGATCTGAGTAGAAGCTTATGGTCACAGGAGTTTATTAATTGAGttgtattattatttatttagtaaTTACTAGATGGTGGTGCATAAGAATCCTACTTTTGTTTTGACAGAACGTGCTGGTGCCGAAGTTGTTGAATGTGCATGTCTGATTGAATTACCAGATCTGAAGGTGAGTCTTCCTTCCTTTCAAAGATTAGCATAATAATTTTATCCTCTTTTTTCTGCTACCAATTCTACTTTATTTGCCACTAAGTGTATGTAAGATTCTTGTTGAACTCTCCCTGTATAATGGTAGCGTCATGACGAGGTTGGTTGTGTCATGTTTGGGACTACAAAATGTATTTGGGGAAGTTTCTGCAGCTATAATGATGCTGAAGTGTTTTTGCTTGCATTATTTGACATCAACTTATCTAGTGTCTGCTGCCTGATATATTTGCATTAATATGGATGCACATCTATCCAAATATGGCACTGTGACATTGGTCTTTGGTGCTCCACAATGTTTAGTAAGAGTGTCTGGATTAGGAAACTTTTAAAATTTATGTTACTTTTAACATGTCGAAGGACGGTAAACGTTTGGTAATTAGCTTTTAGAGAATTTACATGCATGATATCTCGTTACTGTCATTTAGTACTGGAGGCTCAACTCATAAGGCATTCAAAACCACAGCATATTAATGAAGATTTGCACCTCATCTTCAAACCATCTTCATTAATATGATAAAAAAAGTCATTAATATATATAGAAAGTATAGAAATATGATAGTAAAGCCAGGTAAGGATCTGTTCGTATATATATAAAGAGATCT is a window of Apium graveolens cultivar Ventura chromosome 11, ASM990537v1, whole genome shotgun sequence DNA encoding:
- the LOC141698559 gene encoding adenine phosphoribosyltransferase 4, producing the protein MSACHNDDPRIPAIKSKIRVVPNFPKPGIMFQDVTTLLLDPKAFKDTMDLFVERYKNKNISVVAGIEARGFIFGPPIALAIGAKFVPLRKPRKLPGEVISEEYTLEYGRDCLEMHIGAVEPNERALVVDDLIATGGTLCAAMNLLERAGAEVVECACLIELPDLKGRDRLKGKPLYVLVESH